The Platichthys flesus chromosome 23, fPlaFle2.1, whole genome shotgun sequence DNA segment GGGCATAAACACCACAGTGTGTATTATCTCCTTCTGTGAGACTGAGTCACTGACTATTACCTCAGCATTTAGGAAATAATTGGGATGTTTTCCTGTttcgttcttttttttcttctttaaggGCTGTCAGCAGCCAGCCAGGAAACTGAGACTGTGAAActgcatttacatttataaatgtgtgaCTCCctcaaatagagagagaggagaggagaggacaggacaggagtgagaaaatatgaagaaaagaagaagggaggaagaaatgaaggagaggaagaggaagaggaagaggaaaaggagaggtggaagaagaggaggaggagaagagaaaaagaggtaGAGTAGAGGAGAGAAataggaagaggagaggagaagagatggaaacaagaaaggagaggaggaggaagtgaggagagaaagaggaaacgaagaagacagaaagaggaagaggagaagaaagaggacaagaggatgagatagaaaagaaaagggaagagatTGATTAGGTCCTGCCTGAGCTCCATCAGCTGACGTGGCATCGACATGGCTTCACACCAGACATGTGATGGCTCATGGATAAACTGCCCCCCCCTTCAAACCATAAAGCAGATGACAGTTTTTCTCTGGCGTTTCTCACACGAGCATTAAACCCACAAACATCGACAAGTTCAAAGATCAGCGACTCGAAATGGCCCCGTTCTCAGCTCAAGTATTTTGATGCAGCAAAGCTAATTTCAGGGACAACGGTATTAGGCGAAGCTATTATGGAAATGTCAGGAGCCATTTTGCTTTGGCTATGATCGTGTAGTGGTGAGCCAAGGCCAGACGGAACAATCGGAGGAGACGACAAACAAAACGAGTCTCGACATAATAATCTCTATTTAGAGTGTTGAAGGAACGACTCGGGAAACGAAGAAACTGTCAAAGTGCTGGGTAAACAGCTTAACTCCTCACTGTGCGGAAAGATATTCAAAAATACCTATCACATTCATAAAACACTACGAGTCAAATGGGATTAGCAGATTATGAGTGGGTAAGAAGTAGAGTAATTACACATAATCCTTTatattcataaagaaaaaaatatggcTTTTTCCACACTTATCGGTGGTAATCTGTCacagcgggggggagggggggtgtgaaAGAATGACAGTCGCTGTGTGGAAGACGACAATTAAGACAACTGCATGAAAACAGAGGCACAATGGGGAGGTGAGGCTCAAAAGACAGGACAACAAATGTGTCTCAACTCGGGGGCAGCGTCCCTCTAAGGCTGCATTCTAGGAAATATTATGTCACAGTGGAGCCACGAGCAGTGGCGGTGCGTCAATACAGGGCGCTGGGGCGCCGCCCACCCTACAAttttgagatgaaaaaaaaaaaaaaaaaaaaatgacatgtcaaaaaacattatatatcaaataatttaataagaaatgtacTGTTTTAAAGCGTTAAATGTGTGCCGGAGACCGTAAGCCCCTGTCAAAAACCACTTAAATGTgaccaaatataatatattgccATTCGTTGAATGATAACATACGATAACGTCACTGAGAGAGAAGCCACTCCTCCCTGTGGGCGCCGGTCAAGTGGAAGTCTATGGAAGCCAAAAAAAGGGGCAGGAACATTTGAGCAAGGACAGTTCTCATTGGCGGATGACAGTTCGAGCCATGGGCGCACGTACCTTGCGCCCACAGCCAATGAAAGGGTTTCTAACAggactgtccaatcagagaccttttgtgattccctcacatcacatATCTAAAGGTGCAGCATAGTTAGCACTTAGCAgatacttgttttaatctgagAGTATGGCGAATGAAAACTCTATTGTAGCTATTCACAGAACACCATTCAATCGACGATCGGATGTCgataaaaagaaactaaaagaaatgGGACCTGACCGTCCGGATTTAAAACTTGAACAGATAAGCACTGACCGCGGAAGAACCTACAAgcggagcttctcctccagcctttaTGCTAACCGGAGCTGGTTAGCGGGCTGTGCAGTGAGTAAtgcgtttttttgtttcccctgcTTGTTGTTCCAATGTACTGGGACTGAAATACTCTGGACTACAACGGGGATGAGGGATCTAAAGCACTTCACCCAGAAATGCAAGAAACACGAATCGTCTCGCTGCCATCTCACTAACAGCATGAAGCTAAGTCTCTTTGGGAGACTGAGTATAGCGGAACAGCTCGACGAAGGGTACCGAATTGGCATCCGTAAACACAATGAGGAAGTAAGGAAGAACAGGCACATTCTCTCAAGAATTATAGACTGTATTAAGTTCTGTGGTGCATTTGAGTTGGCACTGCGTGGTCATGATGAGAGCGAGAGCTCTGATAACCCAGGGATATTTCGTGGCTTGGTGGACGTTGTTGCCTCACTCGACGGTGCACTGAAAGACCATCTCGACAGCGCGACTGTGTTCAAGGGAACATCCAAAACGGTCCAGAATGAACTTCTTGACTGTATGCTGGCTGTTGTTAGGGAAAAGATCATAAGCGAGATTCAAAGCAGCGATTTTCTATCGATCCAAGCAGATGAGACCACGGATATTAGCACACAAACCcagcttgtgcttgtgcttcgCTACTTAAATGGTGCTAACCTGGAGGAAAGATTCTTTGAGTTCATCCCTCTGCAGTCAGCTACAGCAGCGACCATTGCCATGGCATTAAAAGAACGCCTTGCTGCCATCCTCCCAGGTGAGCAGAAAGTTAAACTCATCTGCCAGGCATATGACGGTGCCAGTGTAATGAGGGGTACCTCTTCAGGTGTTCAGAAGAGAATCCAGGACGACTACCCAACTGCCCACTATATCCACTGCTATGCCCATCAGCTCAATCTTATAATGCAACAGGCCACctctcacattgttaaagtcAAGAACTTTTTTTCTGACTTGGGTGGATTAGCTGCGTTCTTTTCAAGATCCCCGAAGCGGACCGTTGTCCTTGATAAAACAGTGGCCCGTAGACTGCCAACGGCCAGCAATGTGAGGTGGAACTTTCACAGCCGTGCCGTCAATACTGTGTTTGAGCACAGAGATGACCTCATTGACTGCTTTGAAAGAATTCGAGCATCAGATGGCTTTGATGACAAGACCAGCCACGAAGCAGGAGGCCACATCAGGCTACTGGAGGATCCTGATTTCAACTTCTTCCTTAAACTGTTTCATCGGATAATGCCACACGTGGACATTCTCTATGCCAAGCTCCAGAACAGAAACATAGATTCAGTCTATATAAATCGCTGCATCCAGCAGTTCCAAGAGGACATACAAAAAATCAGGtaatttcattattgttattattctgtaAGCTTAGTCATAACattcttattttacattaaccatagtaataagacaaatgtgatatttaaattattattatttttatttacagagattCAGTCCATGCAATGGTGGTGGAGCACAGGAGTGGCTCTGAGCAGCCGAGGAAGCGCCGGGCTATCGATCAAGATGAGCTTAAATGGATTGCCACAGAGGTGAGTGTCAAAATCAGCAGATGCCTGTGTTAAAgttcaatgttttgtctttccCACAGCAGAACACATGTTGGAAATTGTGAGATTTGTGTGGATATCATATCAGACTATACTTTATCTAAAATACCAATTCGAAATGTTGATGAGCCATGAGACCTAAttcctggcttttgtgtgtcatggagtgggggtgtgtgtgtttcatagcaCCAGGCTAGttcctggcttttgtgtgtctaGAGCCAGAGCTGTTAGACTCTGAttgttggcttttgtctgcagccaggacAAGATGGTTGAAGTCAAAGGTTATTAGCATCTAAATGCCCCACAccttatctgtctgtctctctctatattTATCTGTAGGTATGCGACACCATACTTGGACACACCAAGGAACGCTTTGCCTTCAAGGACCACCTCATCAGTGCCACCTTACTGGACAGCCCCCAGTTTGACCACTACCTCGATGCATTCCCTGAAGTTGCTCTGGCCACAACATTGAAGGCCTATCCTGTGCTCGATGGAAGTAGGCTGAAGACAGAGCTTACCCTCATCTATGGCTCAGAAGAATTCCGAACCTGTCGTGGTGCTGTGGATCTTTACCAGTTGTTCAAAGACAATAACCTTTCTGAGGTAttttcagagacagaaacactgcttaaaatcatcatcacaactcCCATGGCCACTGCTGAGGCTGAGAGGTGTTTTTCAACACTGAAAAGGGTTAAAACCTTTCTCAGGAACACAATGACTCAGGACAGACTGAATGCCTTAGCCATGCTCTCAATGGAAAAAAGGCTTGTCACAGACATGATTGACTTTAACCAGAAGGTGATAGAGAGATTTGCCAGcttgaaagagaggagggctAAGTTTCTTTACAAGTAGTAGGGCCTACtcttgacaaacaacaaatgtaaaatgttatgtctCTTCTGCTCTAAACCTCTTTCGTGTGAGGGTGTGGGcaccttttttattctgttcatctCTGAAACCCTACCCAATGTCTCTTACCTATGTCCCTACCATTCTGCTCTGAACTGTCATGCCCAAAGTAAcaggttattgttattgttgttggatACTAGTGTTGAGCACTGTATGTTATTGAAAtaaagctatgttttttttaatattctaatcaaaacctcagtttttttttctcattgcgGTGGGCTATTTAAACCGCACCGCCCAAGTgcgccccccccaaaaaaaatgtcaccagcCGCCACTGGCCACGAGGCTGTCCCAGTTTGAAGGCTGCTTTAAAATGTGGACGAATCATGCGTCCTTCCATCCCCGAGAAATAAACGCTCCAATGATTGGAACGCTGTAGTATGTGAATGGGTAGTAGCCATGTTGTAGTATTAGATAAGTATACTGTGTGTACGAGCAGGAGTTTCAGTGCAAAACAAAAGTGAGGGAGGGAGCCAGACAAATGCAAAAGAcggacagggggagagagagagagagatgaagaaagagaagacaaGCAGGCAGAGATGTGTGTCCCAGATCAGTGGATGTACTGAGAGTAGTGGTGgatcccctcctcctcccaaaaACCTCCTCCCACCCCCGTCCCCTGCTGAGCTCTGGCACTGATCAGAGGAGTAAGCGTCACTCTGCATCGCAGCCACACACTGGGACTGGAGCAAAACAGTGTCCCTGCATTCGGCCAGCATAATCACaaatcccaacacacacacacacacacacacacacacaccacgcagaccacaaaacagcaaaacacactCCAACGTGACACCTCggcataaaatacacacaaaacgCCACAAGCATACAGAGCAGGAATGTCcccgagcacacacacacacacacaaactggcatTTTACCTTGGCGCAGTCCAcattatgccccccccccactcctttCCACTGCCACAACCAAATTAAACT contains these protein-coding regions:
- the LOC133949172 gene encoding zinc finger MYM-type protein 1-like; amino-acid sequence: MANENSIVAIHRTPFNRRSDVDKKKLKEMGPDRPDLKLEQISTDRGRTYKRSFSSSLYANRSWLAGCAVSNAFFCFPCLLFQCTGTEILWTTTGMRDLKHFTQKCKKHESSRCHLTNSMKLSLFGRLSIAEQLDEGYRIGIRKHNEEVRKNRHILSRIIDCIKFCGAFELALRGHDESESSDNPGIFRGLVDVVASLDGALKDHLDSATVFKGTSKTVQNELLDCMLAVVREKIISEIQSSDFLSIQADETTDISTQTQLVLVLRYLNGANLEERFFEFIPLQSATAATIAMALKERLAAILPGEQKVKLICQAYDGASVMRGTSSGVQKRIQDDYPTAHYIHCYAHQLNLIMQQATSHIVKVKNFFSDLGGLAAFFSRSPKRTVVLDKTVARRLPTASNVRWNFHSRAVNTVFEHRDDLIDCFERIRASDGFDDKTSHEAGGHIRLLEDPDFNFFLKLFHRIMPHVDILYAKLQNRNIDSVYINRCIQQFQEDIQKIRDSVHAMVVEHRSGSEQPRKRRAIDQDELKWIATEVCDTILGHTKERFAFKDHLISATLLDSPQFDHYLDAFPEVALATTLKAYPVLDGNKSVFGLAGCLAKHNIRVLKVGSQKGIMSSLQHERRSLRFRIPVLDELRRGCGIA